A stretch of the Serratia marcescens genome encodes the following:
- a CDS encoding anaerobic C4-dicarboxylate transporter, with protein MLALELVIVLLAIFLGARLGGIGIGFAGGLGVLVLALIGVKPGSIPFDVISIIMAVIAAISAMQVAGGMDYLVQQTEKLLRKNPKHITILAPIVTYFLTIFAGTGNISLSALPVIAEVAKEQGIKPCRPLSTAVVSAQIAITASPISAAVVYMSSVMEGHGVSYLHLLMVVIPSTFCAVLVMSLLVTWLFDSKLSNDPVYLKRLEEGLITLRGNNALAIKPRAKASVLLFLLGVLCVVAYAIINSPGLGLVAKPLMNTTNAILIIMLSVATLTTLLCRVDTDMVLNSSTFKAGMSACICILGVAWLGDTFVQANIDWIKETAGSVIQAHPWLLAVIFFFCSALLYSQAATAKALMPMALALNVSPLTAVASFAAVSGLFILPTYPTLVAAVQMDDTGTTRIGRFVFNHPFFIPGTMGVIFAVVFGFLLGSIML; from the coding sequence ATGCTAGCCTTGGAATTGGTTATCGTTCTGCTGGCCATCTTTTTAGGGGCCAGGTTGGGCGGTATCGGTATCGGGTTCGCGGGGGGATTGGGCGTTCTGGTCCTGGCGCTGATCGGCGTCAAGCCGGGCAGCATTCCCTTCGACGTGATTTCCATCATCATGGCGGTGATCGCGGCGATCTCCGCGATGCAGGTCGCCGGGGGGATGGATTACCTGGTGCAGCAGACCGAAAAGCTGCTGCGCAAGAACCCCAAGCACATCACCATTCTCGCCCCTATCGTCACCTACTTCCTGACCATCTTCGCCGGCACCGGCAACATCTCGCTCTCGGCGCTGCCGGTGATCGCCGAAGTGGCGAAAGAACAGGGCATCAAGCCTTGCCGCCCGCTGTCGACCGCCGTGGTGTCCGCCCAGATCGCCATCACCGCCTCGCCGATCTCCGCCGCGGTGGTGTACATGTCTTCGGTGATGGAAGGCCACGGCGTCAGCTACCTGCACCTGCTGATGGTGGTGATCCCGTCCACCTTCTGCGCCGTGCTGGTGATGTCGCTGCTGGTGACCTGGCTGTTCGACTCCAAGCTGTCTAACGATCCGGTGTACCTGAAACGCCTGGAAGAAGGCCTGATCACCCTGCGCGGCAACAACGCGCTGGCGATCAAACCGCGCGCCAAAGCCTCGGTGCTGCTGTTCCTGCTGGGCGTGCTGTGCGTGGTCGCCTACGCCATCATCAACAGCCCAGGCTTGGGCCTGGTGGCCAAGCCGCTGATGAACACCACCAACGCCATCCTGATCATCATGCTGAGCGTCGCCACGCTGACCACTCTGCTGTGCCGCGTCGACACCGACATGGTGCTGAACTCCAGCACCTTCAAGGCCGGCATGAGCGCCTGTATCTGTATCCTCGGCGTCGCCTGGCTGGGCGATACCTTCGTGCAGGCCAACATCGACTGGATCAAAGAAACGGCCGGCAGCGTCATTCAGGCACACCCGTGGCTGCTGGCAGTGATCTTCTTCTTCTGCTCGGCGCTGCTGTACTCGCAGGCCGCCACCGCCAAGGCGCTGATGCCGATGGCGCTGGCGCTGAACGTATCGCCGCTGACCGCCGTCGCCTCCTTCGCCGCCGTCTCCGGCCTGTTCATCCTGCCAACCTACCCGACGCTGGTCGCCGCGGTGCAGATGGACGATACCGGCACCACGCGCATCGGCCGCTTCGTGTTCAACCATCCGTTCTTCATTCCCGGCACCATGGGCGTGATCTTCGCGGTGGTATTCGGCTTCCTGCTCGGCAGCATCATGCTGTAA
- the aspA gene encoding aspartate ammonia-lyase translates to MSNNIRIEEDLLGTREVPADAYYGVHTLRAIENFYISNSKISDVPEFVRGMVMVKKAAAMANKELKTIPRKIADVIIQACDEVLDKGKCMDQFPVDVFQGGAGTSLNMNTNEVLANIGLELMGHQKGEYQYLNPNDHLNKCQSTNDAYPTGFRIAVYASNQKLIDAINQLREGFDRKAKEFETILKMGRTQLQDAVPMTLGQEFHAFSVLLNEETRNLHRTAELLLEVNLGATAIGTALNTPEGYQPLAVQKLAEVSGLPVVPAEDLIEATSDCGAYVMVHSALKRLAVKLSKICNDLRLLSSGPRAGLNEINLPELQAGSSIMPAKVNPVVPEVVNQVCFKVIGNDTCVTMAAEAGQLQLNVMEPVIGQAMFESIHILTNACYNLLEKCINGITANKEVCEHYVFNSIGIVTYLNPFIGHHNGDIVGKICAETGKSVREVVLERGLLTEAELDDIFSVENLMHPAYKAKRYTDENEQ, encoded by the coding sequence ATGTCAAACAACATTCGTATCGAAGAAGACCTGTTAGGAACACGTGAAGTCCCCGCAGACGCTTACTACGGAGTTCACACTCTGCGTGCGATTGAAAACTTCTACATCAGCAACAGCAAAATCAGCGATGTCCCCGAGTTCGTTCGCGGCATGGTGATGGTGAAAAAGGCCGCGGCGATGGCCAACAAAGAACTCAAAACCATCCCGCGCAAAATCGCCGACGTGATCATCCAGGCCTGCGACGAGGTGCTGGATAAAGGCAAATGCATGGATCAGTTCCCGGTGGACGTGTTCCAGGGCGGCGCAGGCACCTCGCTGAACATGAACACCAACGAAGTGCTGGCGAACATCGGCCTGGAGCTGATGGGCCACCAAAAAGGCGAATACCAGTATCTGAACCCGAACGATCACCTCAATAAATGCCAGTCCACCAACGACGCCTACCCGACCGGGTTCCGCATCGCGGTGTACGCCTCCAACCAGAAACTGATCGACGCCATCAACCAGCTGCGCGAAGGCTTCGACCGCAAGGCGAAAGAGTTCGAAACCATCCTGAAAATGGGCCGCACCCAGCTGCAAGACGCAGTGCCGATGACCCTCGGCCAGGAGTTCCACGCCTTCAGCGTGCTGCTGAACGAAGAGACCCGCAACCTGCACCGCACCGCGGAGCTGCTGCTGGAAGTGAACCTGGGTGCCACCGCCATCGGCACCGCGCTCAACACCCCGGAAGGCTACCAGCCGCTGGCGGTGCAAAAACTGGCGGAAGTCAGCGGCCTGCCGGTGGTGCCGGCGGAAGACCTGATCGAGGCCACCTCCGACTGCGGCGCCTACGTGATGGTGCACAGCGCGCTCAAACGCCTGGCGGTGAAACTGTCCAAAATCTGTAACGACCTGCGGCTGCTCTCCTCCGGCCCGCGCGCCGGCCTGAACGAAATCAACCTGCCTGAGCTGCAGGCAGGCTCGTCCATCATGCCAGCCAAAGTGAACCCGGTAGTGCCGGAAGTGGTCAATCAGGTGTGTTTCAAGGTGATTGGCAACGACACTTGCGTTACCATGGCGGCCGAAGCGGGCCAGCTGCAGCTGAACGTGATGGAGCCGGTGATCGGCCAGGCGATGTTCGAGTCGATCCACATCCTGACCAACGCCTGCTACAACCTGCTGGAAAAATGCATTAACGGCATCACCGCGAATAAAGAAGTCTGCGAACACTACGTCTTCAACTCGATCGGTATCGTCACCTATCTGAACCCGTTCATCGGCCACCATAACGGTGACATCGTCGGGAAGATCTGCGCCGAAACCGGCAAGAGCGTGCGTGAGGTGGTGCTGGAACGCGGCCTGCTGACCGAAGCCGAGCTGGATGACATCTTCTCCGTGGAGAACCTGATGCACCCGGCCTATAAAGCCAAACGCTATACGGATGAAAATGAACAATAA